The Natrinema salaciae genome includes a window with the following:
- a CDS encoding DUF5795 family protein, which translates to MSENRVVQGRMVTAEKLAELVEGDSVMEVDSIEEADEACPECGDNVLQVTYMPSVTELVTGWKCQECDWSDTDRD; encoded by the coding sequence GTGAGCGAGAATCGCGTCGTTCAGGGGCGAATGGTTACGGCCGAAAAACTCGCCGAGCTCGTCGAAGGCGACTCCGTGATGGAAGTCGATTCTATCGAGGAGGCCGACGAGGCGTGTCCGGAGTGTGGTGACAACGTGTTGCAGGTGACGTACATGCCGTCGGTCACCGAACTCGTCACCGGCTGGAAATGTCAGGAATGCGATT